From a region of the Ardenticatena maritima genome:
- the fdrA gene encoding acyl-CoA synthetase FdrA, with product MSHVQIEIRKGAYYDSVVLMQLQRALLDEPGVLDAGVVMGTDANKEILAQNNLLTEEARSANPEDLVIAIRAESEEAARAALSRVDALLQRRQAQTQSLYRPRSLENALRQLPEAEWVLVSVPGRYAAGVARDALRLNRHVFLYSDNVPLDDEIALKRDAAAKGLLVMGPDCGTAIVNGVGLGFANKVRRGPIGMVAAAGTGLQEVSTRIHRLGGGLTHAFGTGTHDLSAAVGAITTLQALDLLARDPNTRVIVLVSKPPDPVVVEEVLRAARATGKPTVINFIGYNAPRAQDGNLFFTRTLAETAEQAVRLAEETTATVEPPDTAGFAAEQRFLRGLFSGGTLAYEALLLLRGYLPAVYSNAPLDPAYALDDPTTTREHTVLDLGADEFTVGRLHPMIDNDLRIRFLEREAADPAVAVILLDVVLGYGAHPNPAAELAPAVERVRAAAASAGRRLDVGVVVVGTDDDPQKYAEQVAMFEQAGARCFPTNADMVRWAGALVQRLTLHHRIRPVDLARIEKPFAAVNVGIETFYQSMEAQDVPVVWVDWRPPAGGNERLMSILERMKKRPS from the coding sequence GTACTACGACTCCGTGGTCCTCATGCAGTTGCAGCGCGCCCTGCTCGATGAGCCGGGTGTCCTCGACGCGGGTGTGGTGATGGGGACAGACGCCAACAAGGAGATTTTGGCGCAAAACAACCTGCTCACCGAGGAAGCCCGCTCCGCAAACCCCGAAGACCTTGTGATTGCCATCCGTGCTGAAAGTGAAGAGGCGGCGCGCGCGGCGCTCTCGCGCGTGGACGCCCTGCTCCAACGCCGCCAGGCGCAAACCCAATCGCTCTATCGCCCTCGCTCGCTGGAAAACGCCCTTCGCCAGTTGCCCGAAGCCGAATGGGTGCTCGTCTCTGTGCCTGGGCGCTACGCCGCGGGTGTGGCGCGCGACGCCTTGCGGCTCAACCGTCACGTCTTCCTGTACAGCGACAATGTGCCGCTGGATGATGAGATTGCGCTGAAACGCGACGCCGCCGCCAAGGGGCTGCTCGTTATGGGACCCGACTGCGGGACGGCGATTGTCAACGGTGTGGGGCTGGGCTTTGCCAACAAGGTGCGCCGTGGCCCGATTGGCATGGTTGCAGCGGCGGGAACGGGCTTGCAGGAAGTGAGCACGCGCATTCACCGCCTGGGCGGCGGCTTGACGCACGCGTTTGGCACCGGCACACACGACCTGAGCGCCGCTGTTGGGGCGATCACCACCTTGCAGGCGCTCGACCTGCTTGCCCGCGACCCCAACACACGTGTGATTGTGCTCGTCTCCAAACCCCCCGACCCCGTTGTGGTGGAAGAGGTTCTGCGTGCCGCGCGCGCCACAGGCAAGCCGACCGTCATCAACTTCATCGGCTACAATGCGCCGCGCGCACAGGACGGCAACCTGTTCTTCACGCGCACCCTGGCTGAAACCGCCGAGCAGGCTGTGCGCCTTGCCGAAGAGACCACCGCCACGGTAGAACCGCCCGACACCGCCGGCTTTGCCGCGGAACAACGCTTTTTGCGCGGCTTGTTTTCGGGGGGCACACTGGCTTACGAAGCGCTCTTGCTCCTGCGCGGCTACCTGCCCGCCGTCTATTCCAACGCACCGCTCGATCCAGCCTACGCCCTCGACGACCCTACCACCACGCGCGAACATACCGTGCTTGACCTGGGCGCGGACGAGTTTACCGTGGGGCGCTTGCACCCCATGATTGACAACGACCTGCGCATCCGCTTCCTGGAGCGTGAAGCGGCTGACCCCGCTGTCGCCGTCATCCTGCTGGATGTGGTGCTGGGCTACGGGGCGCATCCCAACCCCGCGGCAGAACTGGCGCCGGCTGTGGAACGGGTGCGCGCCGCCGCCGCATCGGCTGGTCGGCGCTTGGATGTGGGCGTGGTGGTGGTTGGCACCGACGACGACCCCCAAAAGTACGCGGAACAGGTGGCAATGTTTGAACAGGCAGGGGCGCGCTGTTTCCCCACCAACGCCGATATGGTGCGCTGGGCGGGGGCGCTGGTACAGCGGCTGACACTGCACCATCGTATCCGTCCCGTTGACCTGGCGCGCATCGAAAAACCGTTTGCCGCCGTCAATGTCGGCATCGAAACGTTCTATCAGAGCATGGAAGCCCAGGATGTGCCGGTGGTGTGGGTTGACTGGCGACCGCCCGCAGGGGGCAACGAGCGGCTTATGTCCATCCTGGAACGCATGAAAAAACGCCCATCTTGA